The following are from one region of the Siniperca chuatsi isolate FFG_IHB_CAS linkage group LG13, ASM2008510v1, whole genome shotgun sequence genome:
- the zgc:66427 gene encoding E3 ubiquitin-protein ligase ZNRF2, whose protein sequence is MGTRASRLQEDPVPSAFGKDGTKRDSCRRPRCTRPTSLMVDFSGSFEDTEANRSRSEEGSDSDLGQHGASADGSPADNHSIPSSISQASPADDNSSEGKPEEDGDISPEPPVVAEHQQGEETGRTPHRTFSERLPGNRHSSTRSVGARSARVRGTHQRPVSEAWVGLYRVNNRHGNIRCPFCSKPFPGGRIEDHLLSCLTSPPLPYNTDVLSKDSGECSICLEDLLQGETIARLACLCVYHKSCIDSWSKVKPCCPEHPFD, encoded by the exons ATGGGGACGAGAGCAAGCCGCCTACAGGAAGACCCGGTTCCCTCCGCTTTCGGAAAAGATGGCACAAAGCGGGATTCCTGTCGGCGACCCCGCTGTACCAGGCCCACCAGTCTTATGGTCGACTTCTCTGGGAGCTTCGAGGACACCGAGGCCAACCGGAGCCGATCAGAGGAGGGCAGCGACTCGGACCTGGGGCAGCACGGGGCGAGTGCCGACGGTAGCCCCGCTGACAACCACAGCATCCCCTCCAGCATTAGCCAAGCGTCACCTGCGGACGACAACAGCAGCGAAGGGAAACCCGAAGAAGACGGGGATATAAGCCCGGAGCCTCCCGTCGTAGCGGAACATcagcaaggagaggagacaggccGCACGCCCCACCGCACTTTTTCCGAGCGGCTTCCCGGGAATCGACACTCTTCCACCCGCAGCGTCGGCGCAAGGTCCGCCCGGGTCCGAGGCACACACCAGCGGCCGGTGTCAGAGGCTTGGGTCGGCCTTTACCGTGTTAACAACCGCCATGGCA ATATCCGCTGTCCTTTCTGCTCGAAGCCTTTCCCAGGGGGTCGGATCGAGGATCACCTGTTGAGTTGCCTCACGTCTCCTCCCCTACCTTACAATA cGGATGTGCTCAGTAAAGACAGCGGAGAGTGTTCCATCTGTTTGGAGGATCTGCTACAGGGAGAGACCATCGCCAGGCTGGCTTGCCTCTGCGTCTACCATAAGAG ctGCATTGATTCCTGGTCCAAGGTGAAACCCTGCTGCCCCGAACATCCCTTTGATTGA
- the si:ch211-284o19.8 gene encoding protein lifeguard 1 isoform X3: protein MSGTADSLTSKETQDAPGYDVSSPAPSYSYQGQQPPPYSATPATYPPPKVDTTYTCQPTSGYESFRDICPEAPEDTTPLIASSSFDDKTVRRGFVKKVFSILTLQLLFTFSVVCVFTFSSVVKEAVQANLWAYLSSFIIFFVVATALNCCKSFSRRHPWNIVGLVVVTLSLSYMVGTVASFHNTTAVVITMGATLAISVAIIAFSAQTRYDFTICYGVLLILAVDIIMFGFFCTFYYSYITDVAYGCLGALLYSLFLMIDCQLLMGMMSYRLDPEEYINAALMIYLDIVLIFLYLLGRK, encoded by the exons ATGTCAGGCACAGCTGACTCCCTCACATCCAAAGAGACACAGGACGCTCCTGGTTATGATGTGTCCTCACCAGCACCATCGTACTCCTACCAAGGGCAGCAACCTCCACCCTACTCTGCTACCCCGGCAACGTACCCTCCACCCAAAGTCGACACAACTTACACCTGTCAGCCTACCAGTGGGTACGAGTCTTTCCGCGACATATGCCCGGAGGCCCCGGAGGACACAACTCCACTTATAGCCTCATCTTCTTTTGATGACAAGACAGTGAGAAGAGGGTTTGTTAAAAAG GTGTTCAGCATCCTGACTCTCCAGCTGCTGTTCACCTTCAGTGTGGTGTGCGTGTTCACCTTCTCCAGTGTGGTCAAAGAGGCGGTGCAGGCCAACCTGTGGGCCTACCTCAGCTCCTTCATCATTTTCTTCGTGGTTGCCACCGCCCTCAACTGCTGCAAGTCCTTCAGTCGGCGTCACCCCTGGAACATCGTGGGACTG GTTGTGGTCACCCTGAGCTTGTCCTACATGGTGGGAACCGTTGCATCCTTCCACAACACCACTGCTGTTGTCATCACTATGGGAGCAACGCTGGCCATTTCTGTCGCAATCATCGCTTTCTCTGCACAG aCTCGTTATGATTTCACTATTTGTTACGGTGTTCTGCTGATTCTGGCTGTGGACATAATCATGTTTGGGTTCTTCTGCACCTTCTACTACTCCTACATCACTGATGTCGCCTATGGATGTCTGGGTGCTCTGCTATATTCACTG TTCCTGATGATCGACTGTCAGCTGCTGATGGGGATGATGAGCTACCGTCTGGATCCAGAGGAATACATCAACGCTGCTCTCATGATCTACCTGGACATAGTCCTCATCTTCCTCTACCTGCTGGGGAGGAAGTGA
- the si:ch211-284o19.8 gene encoding protein lifeguard 1 isoform X1: MLSGSETLHHRLVEKTTPITKESSSHSTVWCWTIGLLSQTQLQPSRKGVLYRGMWTQKQMTRKQSQVSSRMSGTADSLTSKETQDAPGYDVSSPAPSYSYQGQQPPPYSATPATYPPPKVDTTYTCQPTSGYESFRDICPEAPEDTTPLIASSSFDDKTVRRGFVKKVFSILTLQLLFTFSVVCVFTFSSVVKEAVQANLWAYLSSFIIFFVVATALNCCKSFSRRHPWNIVGLVVVTLSLSYMVGTVASFHNTTAVVITMGATLAISVAIIAFSAQTRYDFTICYGVLLILAVDIIMFGFFCTFYYSYITDVAYGCLGALLYSLFLMIDCQLLMGMMSYRLDPEEYINAALMIYLDIVLIFLYLLGRK, translated from the exons atGCTGTCAGGAAGTGAAACTCTACACCACAGGTTGGTAGAAAAAACGACACCCATCACCAAGGAGTCTTCTTCACACAGCACTGTGTGGTGTTGGACTATTGGACTATTGTCTCAGACACAACTACAACCCAGCAGAAAAG GGGTGCTatatagaggtatgtggacccaaaagcagatgacgaggaagcagtctcaag TTTCCTCCAGAATGTCAGGCACAGCTGACTCCCTCACATCCAAAGAGACACAGGACGCTCCTGGTTATGATGTGTCCTCACCAGCACCATCGTACTCCTACCAAGGGCAGCAACCTCCACCCTACTCTGCTACCCCGGCAACGTACCCTCCACCCAAAGTCGACACAACTTACACCTGTCAGCCTACCAGTGGGTACGAGTCTTTCCGCGACATATGCCCGGAGGCCCCGGAGGACACAACTCCACTTATAGCCTCATCTTCTTTTGATGACAAGACAGTGAGAAGAGGGTTTGTTAAAAAG GTGTTCAGCATCCTGACTCTCCAGCTGCTGTTCACCTTCAGTGTGGTGTGCGTGTTCACCTTCTCCAGTGTGGTCAAAGAGGCGGTGCAGGCCAACCTGTGGGCCTACCTCAGCTCCTTCATCATTTTCTTCGTGGTTGCCACCGCCCTCAACTGCTGCAAGTCCTTCAGTCGGCGTCACCCCTGGAACATCGTGGGACTG GTTGTGGTCACCCTGAGCTTGTCCTACATGGTGGGAACCGTTGCATCCTTCCACAACACCACTGCTGTTGTCATCACTATGGGAGCAACGCTGGCCATTTCTGTCGCAATCATCGCTTTCTCTGCACAG aCTCGTTATGATTTCACTATTTGTTACGGTGTTCTGCTGATTCTGGCTGTGGACATAATCATGTTTGGGTTCTTCTGCACCTTCTACTACTCCTACATCACTGATGTCGCCTATGGATGTCTGGGTGCTCTGCTATATTCACTG TTCCTGATGATCGACTGTCAGCTGCTGATGGGGATGATGAGCTACCGTCTGGATCCAGAGGAATACATCAACGCTGCTCTCATGATCTACCTGGACATAGTCCTCATCTTCCTCTACCTGCTGGGGAGGAAGTGA
- the si:ch211-284o19.8 gene encoding protein lifeguard 1 isoform X2, translated as MLSGSETLHHRLVEKTTPITKESSSHSTVWCWTIGLLSQTQLQPSRKVSSRMSGTADSLTSKETQDAPGYDVSSPAPSYSYQGQQPPPYSATPATYPPPKVDTTYTCQPTSGYESFRDICPEAPEDTTPLIASSSFDDKTVRRGFVKKVFSILTLQLLFTFSVVCVFTFSSVVKEAVQANLWAYLSSFIIFFVVATALNCCKSFSRRHPWNIVGLVVVTLSLSYMVGTVASFHNTTAVVITMGATLAISVAIIAFSAQTRYDFTICYGVLLILAVDIIMFGFFCTFYYSYITDVAYGCLGALLYSLFLMIDCQLLMGMMSYRLDPEEYINAALMIYLDIVLIFLYLLGRK; from the exons atGCTGTCAGGAAGTGAAACTCTACACCACAGGTTGGTAGAAAAAACGACACCCATCACCAAGGAGTCTTCTTCACACAGCACTGTGTGGTGTTGGACTATTGGACTATTGTCTCAGACACAACTACAACCCAGCAGAAAAG TTTCCTCCAGAATGTCAGGCACAGCTGACTCCCTCACATCCAAAGAGACACAGGACGCTCCTGGTTATGATGTGTCCTCACCAGCACCATCGTACTCCTACCAAGGGCAGCAACCTCCACCCTACTCTGCTACCCCGGCAACGTACCCTCCACCCAAAGTCGACACAACTTACACCTGTCAGCCTACCAGTGGGTACGAGTCTTTCCGCGACATATGCCCGGAGGCCCCGGAGGACACAACTCCACTTATAGCCTCATCTTCTTTTGATGACAAGACAGTGAGAAGAGGGTTTGTTAAAAAG GTGTTCAGCATCCTGACTCTCCAGCTGCTGTTCACCTTCAGTGTGGTGTGCGTGTTCACCTTCTCCAGTGTGGTCAAAGAGGCGGTGCAGGCCAACCTGTGGGCCTACCTCAGCTCCTTCATCATTTTCTTCGTGGTTGCCACCGCCCTCAACTGCTGCAAGTCCTTCAGTCGGCGTCACCCCTGGAACATCGTGGGACTG GTTGTGGTCACCCTGAGCTTGTCCTACATGGTGGGAACCGTTGCATCCTTCCACAACACCACTGCTGTTGTCATCACTATGGGAGCAACGCTGGCCATTTCTGTCGCAATCATCGCTTTCTCTGCACAG aCTCGTTATGATTTCACTATTTGTTACGGTGTTCTGCTGATTCTGGCTGTGGACATAATCATGTTTGGGTTCTTCTGCACCTTCTACTACTCCTACATCACTGATGTCGCCTATGGATGTCTGGGTGCTCTGCTATATTCACTG TTCCTGATGATCGACTGTCAGCTGCTGATGGGGATGATGAGCTACCGTCTGGATCCAGAGGAATACATCAACGCTGCTCTCATGATCTACCTGGACATAGTCCTCATCTTCCTCTACCTGCTGGGGAGGAAGTGA